In the Dama dama isolate Ldn47 chromosome 13, ASM3311817v1, whole genome shotgun sequence genome, one interval contains:
- the CATSPER2 gene encoding cation channel sperm-associated protein 2, which yields MATYHPSGHMQLPRADAIRSRLIDTFSLIEHLQGLSQAVPRHTIREILDSSRLKSLMLGDQHQLVRFSIKPRHVERITHAQRLMSTLRVRCSKRPPLSLWAGWVLERPIFRNFIIFLIFLNTIVLMVEIELLESANTRLETLKLTLEVAAWFILLVFILEILLMWLSSFFLFWKNAWNVFDFVVTVLSLMPEIVVLAGVTSQPVWLQLLRICRVLRSLKLFARFHQVRVIILALVRALKSMTFLLMLLLIFFYIFAVAGVYFFENYTRSPRRDLEYHECFSDLLNSIVTVFILFTLDHWYALLQDTWKVPEVSRAFSSIYVILWLLLGSIIFRNIIVAMMVTNFQNIRNELNEEMTHLEVQYKADIFKRQIIQRRQNLIPEAQRSSISKLDARDASQRERASDLTEASKQESKQSATRKGSEASKSITKSLSKRGKSTSSFSSSSSSSSCSSISSSRCYDPIGQLDWETHVHQNLPGLMDMDQDERVVWPRDSLFRYFELLEELQYNLEERKRLQEFAVQALMNFEDK from the exons ATGGCCACTTATCACCCATCAGGACACATGCAACTACCCCGGGCTGATGCCATTCGTTCCCGGCTCATTGATACTTTCTCTCTCATCGAGCATCTGCAAGGCTTGAGCCAAGCTGTGCCACGGCACACCATCCGAGAGATACTTG aTTCTTCCCGTCTGAAGAGTCTTATGTTGGGAGATCAACACCAGCTTGTGCGCTTCTCCATAAAACCTCGTCATGTAGAACGGATTACACATGCCCAGAGGCTAATGAGCACCCTTCGAGTGCGATGCAGCAAGAGGCCACCTCTTTCCTTATGGGCTGGATGGGTCCTTGAGC GTCCTATCTTCAGAAACTTTATCatcttcctcatctttttgaataCAATTGTGCTGATGGTTGAAATAG AATTGCTCGAATCTGCAAATACCCGATTGGAGACACTGAAGCTGACTCTGGAGGTGGCAGCTTGGTTCATCTTGCTTGTTTTCATCTTGGAGATCCTTCTTATGTGGCTATCCAGCTTTTTCCTCTTCTGGAAGAATGCCTGGAACGTCTTTGACTTTGTGGTCACAGTATTG TCCCTGATGCCTGAGATTGTGGTGCTGGCAGGGGTAACAAGCCAACCTGTATGGCTCCAGTTGCTGAGGATCTGCCGGGTGCTAAGGTCTCTTAAACTCTTTGCACGATTCCATCAAGTTCGAGTCATCATTTTGGCCCTGGTCAGGGCCCTCAAG AGCATGACCTTCCTCCTGATGTTGCTGCTCATCTTCTTCTACATTTTTGCCGTGGCTGGTGTCTACTTCTTCGAGAATTACACCCGTTCACCTCGCCGGGACCTGGAGTATCATGAGTGCTTCTC GGACCTACTGAATTCCATAGTAACCGTGTTCATTCTCTTCACCCTGGATCACTGGTATGCACTGCTTCAGGACACCTGGAAGGTGCCTGAGGTCAGTCGCGCCTTCAGCAGCATCTATGTCATCCTCTGGTTGTTACTTGGTTCCATTATCTTTCGAAATATCATAGTAGCCATGATGG TTACTAACTTCCAGAATATCAGGAATGAGCTGAACGAGGAGATGACACACCTGGAGGTCCAGTACAAAGCCGACATATTCAAGCGGCAGATCATCCAGAG gagaCAAAACCTAATCCCTGAGGCACAGAGGTCAAGCATTAGCAAACTGGATGCCAG AGATGCCAGTCAACGAGAGAGAGCTTCAGACTTAACAGAAGCTTCTAAACAAGAGTCTAAACAGAGTGCCACTAGAAAGGGTTCAGAAGCATCTAAGTCAATAACAAAGTCCTTGTCCAAAAGGGGAAAGTCTacatcttccttctcttcctcctcttcatcttcctcctgctCGTCTATTTCTAGCTCCAGATGTTATGACCCTATCG GTCAGCTGGACTGGGAGACTCACGTGCACCAGAATCTGCCTGGGCTAATGGACATGGATCAGGATGAACGTGTTGTCTGGCCTAGAGATTCACTCTTCCGGTATTTTGAGTTGCTAGAAGAGCTTCAGTATAACCTGGAGGAGCGTAAGCGGTTACAAGAGTTTGCAG TGCAGGCACTGATGAACTTTGAAGACAAGTAA